The DNA region acgaTACTATCACAATTTACTTTACAAAATGAGGAAATGATTAGGGGCTGGAAACCGATTTGTCAGTATGTTTTGGCCTcttaatgggtttttttttctcacggggtaggtgattggagcttcatCGTAGTGTCGATTAAAtactgcatcatgttggttgtgcaATTTGTGTAGTACCCCGTCTTCTTGCAATACTTGCACCCacttttgtcttgtctgttatcttctcacctctttcattttctgtcttggggaagccaaaatgcttccacacctccgatttaaaagaaCGATATTATAGCGATTCCTTTGTTCAGAGGACCTATATgaaccttgacacctttgaatcgattcATAACGATTTTATAAttcatctttacatccctaaATATGAATAATGAAGCAAACATTTTTTGGAAGAagaatttatttattcacaaatAATccaaagtacttttttttttactctttagaTAAAAAAATTTCTAATttttattaaatacaaacatgaaagcTCACAGTTTCTGCACTACATTTGATCAAACCTATTTTCACAATTTTCAAACCCTACATGAATCATCAGCTGCAAACAAAATTAATTGTTATAagtgtatgtaaaaaaaaaaagaaaactattttaaGTGATTTCATTACACTTTGGACTCCATGATGACTAATAATATCACAATCAAAACagtaatttaaactttttttgtgaATCAAACTGGTCGAGAAGCTGGTGTTGATCCTGTTTACATCATATTTATGATATTACATGAAAGATTATGAACTGGATTAATTAGACCACAGATATTCAGTCAAAAATGGCTGCAGGcgtaaaaagacaaatattagTACAGACATCCTGACTCCCTGTGAAGGATCTTttgatgttattgttgttgatgttatGGTAGAATTGTCTCTTCAGAACATTTAGGACTTTTACAGCTTTACTGTAGTACAAACTGACTTCAAGCTGTTGGTGTCCAGCaccaaatataaaaacatttatataaatgtGAAGCTTGTCTCATTAGTCGGCTGAATATCAACATTGCAGTTTTTACCCTGCATAGAATAAAGGTCCAGATCTTCACATCAACTATCATCTAAATGtaactgattttgtttttacctttaaaataaaatctaaaatcacatttttaaatattacagGCTCTGACTTACTCTACATTCATTTAAGTATCTGTCTCAGAGTATCTGTCCCctggctgagagcaggtgtGTTTAAGGTCACTTGAGTGCTTACtttaaaggttttgtttttcttggggggggggggtttactTGGAGGAAGGCACACTAATCGAGAGTGCCCTGCGGGGGGCATTAGAGACCTGCCGCTGCTGAGACAAGAAGGATGGTCCAGGTGTCATCATGGATGACGAGTAGCCGCCAAGACGTGATTCAATCGCCAACTTCTGAAAGTTCACACTCTGAGGAAATGAcgattaataaaataaattaaatgtgtaaTCAGGTTTCATTAATAACCAGGTGGTCAATATCAATTAATTATACAGTAATACACTTagcttaaataataaaacatttagattataaattaattaatttaccCATTCATACCAGGCTGTGACCATCATTAAATATTACACTAATACACCTTTAGTAATTACAAATAATAATTAACCAGGAGGAGTAGTTGCTAATTAGGTAgtggctaatggggatccaGATCAATCAATAACGAGTGTaaatattaaaagtaaaaaaataaagggacGGATTGACTTTATATGATCTTAACACTCAGTGTAACAGTGTGAAacttgatgatgatgtcatgttaACTTGTTGTATCTGGCTGTGACTGTCATTCAATAACAAACTGAGTGTCAATAACAAGTGTTAGTGATAACATCAATTCAGACTATAAGGGAAAAATTCACCTTGTTGTACCACGCTGTGACGATCAGCTTCTCCTCGTACTCTCTCAGCCGTGCTTGCTCACACTGACGCtgcataaaataataaagataaaacaattctgaattttggatcacaaaaaaaatcaacactgAACATAAAACCACAGATTTACCTCCAGGTTCACAATCTGTTTGTCTCGATCTGCTAACTGGTTCTTCAGAGCCTGAATCTCCGCTGTGGCTGGATTCAACTTTGGATCAAGAGCTCGAATCACCTGaaatcagaagaaaagaaaaaaacaggacagaTCAATAGTGATAAATCAAACATAAAACTGAAGAAATATCAAACTGATGGACTAAATTAACTTAAACATTAATAAATTAAAGAGAAGCTCTTTATTCTCACGTTTCGAGCTTTCTCCAGGTACATCTTATATCTCTCCTCCATAGCTCGCATGTCATCGTCTTTTTTCTTCAGAGCCGCCATCAGCTCGTCCAGCTTCAGCGCTGAAACACACAACTTAGATATTTATAGACTTTGTAGATGGTGTTTATTAAAAAAGTCAACACAAATTCAGGACTCAATGCAGCAACGAGGTCTACAGGAAAGACAATTAATTCAGCTACTGATACTCAGAAAATGGACGACTGGAATTACTATTTTAATATTAGTTCTCCAGGATTTAGTTCTTAGTCTTGTTAGTAGttgttgtgtgtagatgtgtggtGATTTGTGTCAGGAGGCTCACAGGTCTGTGTGTTGTCGGGCTGAAGGTCCTCCAGCAGCTCTTTCTTCTTCATGATTTCATCTTGAGCCTCGTTCAGCTGCACCCTGCAgcacaagaagaggaagaagaaaaaataaatgagaaggaggagaagtagaagaagaatcTGCACGTTTGCATTTCTAACTGGACAACATCAATACACactctgaaaaaagtgtctaaaAAGGTCAAAATTCAAACTCACATGTGCGCATCGAGTTTCCTCTTCAAGTTTgactagaaaagaaaatatttacattttcaacaagtttaagtaaaaaaatacttttttgttaAGTAATAACAAGACACTGTCAAACATCTGTTTAAATATCATAATCTAGAAGTCAATTTTATATTAAACAGCAAAGCATGGCACCATCATTACATTATATAACACATACGACAATGATGTGACATTATATTgcattatattacattatatgaCATTTTATAATTTAACTTTAGATGATGTCATATTATATCATAACATTACACAATATTACAACGTGTTTCATTAGATATATAGTTAGAGAACTTTGCATTAGGtgacattttattcatttatatcaGTGGTTTTAAATAATGAAGTACATCATTACAGATGgattttttaattcaacttctaCTATTACCACACTACATTAATGTTGGACATCTTGTTACAATATAAAATCTCTAATCATCAGTATTGATTATCTATGCATGTTTGCACATAATCAATAGAGCAAGAGGAATGCCTTGGGAGCAGTGGGCGGTTTTACCGTTGCTGTGGGTGGGAGTGAGCGAGCGGTCAAAAAGCCCACTGCAGGTCCCTGATAGCTAGTGCTAGTGATAGCTTGTACTAGTGATAGCTAGtgcaataaatatataaaagttGTGATGTCAATGGGCAGAAATCTGGCAATGACATGAAATACATGTAAGCTCTCCTTCAATTAAGCACTTCTCACTGCTCATATTATACAACACACCACCAGAGTGTATCACACACACTGGTGTAGAGCCATTCGCAGAGACATCACGGTTGAAATGTTCTTGCTATTTGTAAATTATAGGCTGTGCATAAATGTTTGAATATAGAGGGTCTGCTGGCTCCTCTGCAGCCAAAGAGTGTAACGCTTTGTAAAAGCAACCTGCCGTTATGCAGTCGTTTGGGGAAAAATTGCCCCTTTTATATGCATATCAGTGTCTAATTGACAGACAGCCTCACACAGTTAGAGTGACAGAGATACCGTCTGCAGCCAGTGCTGACTGTGCCGCAGGATTTATTCAAGATGTCCTGCACAAACTGATCAGGAAACCAATTCCACCTCTGTatgacttaaaaataaattatctgTAAAGTTTGTATGACATTAACATGAATGTAATATAACCAGGGGTTCAATCAGTCCTGGGCTGTCAACACTTGGTCCACATGTGTGGAGACAGTCTGGAGCCGTTACTCATGATAAGGATGAGTGTTGCTTTTTCTTCGAGTGTCCTTTCCTTGAGTTGTCTCATCTCTCACAGTCGCCAGTCAGTCAGCCGAATGTGATGCTGCCACACCGCAAACCTCTAATGAACTAAAAAAATCTGGTTGTCTTGGGTCtttgtactttttaaacattttaaccagACACTTTTGATACTTAAGTAAATGTATAATTGGTAACTTTTAGCTAATTAACTTTCAAATGAAGTATCTGTACTTTCACTTAACTTTGGTTTTCAAGAACTTTTTCCAACTCTGCTAAATATTTTGTTATATTAAATGATATGATCCTATGTTAAGTAATATTGTTATATAATGctattttataatatatataaaaaaatgtacatcatAAGACATTCAATTATGTTGTACATTATATGATCCTATCAAAAGCTATGTTATCAGTGATCTTTTTTGatatataatatgatataatattacattacatcaAAGTCAGATCAAACTGCACTCACGTCGTCTGGTTTCGCCGCCTGACTCTGCAGCGCTCTCTGCAGAtcttcaacctgctgctgcagctcactGTTTCGCTCTCTACTCAGCCTGCAGGTTTATCACCATGACGACACACATCACATGACATTAGAAAAAAATCCATCACAGGCTTTACATCATAAGGAGCAGAGAAGAACCTGGATGATGTCATGGGTTATCTGATCACCTGATCTCTGTGTCGAGCTCACTGCGGCTCTTATGAGCCTCCTCCAGATCGGCCTGCAGGGTGGCGATCTTCTCCCTCTcacactcctcctgctgcacacGCAACATCCTGTTCTCATGCTGAAGGCGCATAAACTTCTCTCTGAggagcacacagacacacacaatgtcaTAACGTGTTTACACTACACTGTGCTGAAAGATTACCTGTGCTAACATATTACCTGTGCTAACAGATTACCTGTGCTAACATATTACCTGTGCTAACAGATTACCTGTGCTAACAGATTACCTGTGCTAACAGATTACCTGTGCTAACAGATTACCTGTGCTAACAGATTACCTGTGCTAACATATTACCTGTGCTAACAGATTGCCTGTGCTAACAGATTGCCTGTGCTAACAGATTGCCTGTGCTAACAGATTGCCTGTGCTAACAGATTACCTGTACTCCAATGGGATTAACTCGGCTGCCAGGTTGTCGTGGCTGGGGCTGCCTGAGGGAAGCATCCCTACGTGAAAGTTATACAGAGGTTAAGATGAAGGATAAGGGTTATGGTGAGGGGTTATGATTCGGGGTGGGGGGTTGTGGTTATGGTAGAGATAAAGATTAGAAGATCAGTGAGATACCTGCTTTGGAAAGCTGGTGCTCTTGAACCTGAGTGCATCTCAGCTCCTCATTTATTTCTTTCAGAGAGTCTCTCTGGATGATGATCCTCTGCAGGAGAAGAGTGAAGGACATCAAAGATTAAGTCGTCTATCCTACAGTATGTGGCGTTGGGTCTAGTGATGTGTGCGAGTGTGGCAATGTCTCTTTCACAGCTGAtactgttctgtttgttttactgtgttGCATGCTCAACTCCACTCTCattctttttacttttctttatttgtttttttggtgtcaAGTGActtttcagtatttaaaaaaaaaattgtaactgtttgtttatttatttatgtgtcttCTATTTCTGAACTTTAGTTCCCATTGTTTTGGAAACTAGGAGGTATAGGGGTTTCGGCTGGGAGGGTTATTTATGAGGGGACgtgaatgtttgaaaaaagaagaaagttgaCTGCATCATAATTTCACTGTATGTCACCTCTTTTTCCTTCATCACCGTCTCGTGTTTTTCTTCCAACTTCTTAATTTCAAAGGCCAGATTATCTgctctcctcgtctcctcagACATCTTCCTGTGCAGCTCCTGGACCTGACGGACATTTACCAGATTTAACTGTTGGTTTTATTTATAATCAATACAGggcatgtcctctctctctctctatatatatatatatatatatatatatataaaaataattaacatcTTTGATAAgatatgcatttatttaatcaataaAGTCTATATACACATTTCCATAATCCTAAACTACATATATCCATACGTAAGGGCTTTCCAACAattacactttttaaagatttatatttgggctttttgtgccttcaatggatatgacagtggatagagtcagaaatcagggagagagagtagggaatgacatgtgggaaaggagcctcaggctggattcaaacttgggccgcccgcctggaggatcgcagcctccatacatgggccgcacgcactaaccactgatcCACCAGAGCCCCAATTAATCGCATTTTTAATCACACATTCAAAATttgattattttgcatttaaaagcTTGCATGTTCCCAGggctccctcctctcctctttcccacTCCTCTCTTAAAAGAAATCTGCAGTGGAGGTCATGTATATGCATATCGGGGAAGCACGACACAGACCTGTCTCTTGTAGGTCTCAAGCTGAGCACGGGCAGCGTTAGCTTTTTGTAGCTCATCCTCCAAGCTGACGGTGTTCTGCATGTAGGTCATATTGTTCTCCTCAAGCAGCTTCATCTGTCTCTTCAGGTCTCCAAGATTCTCCAGTTTACGTTTGTATGTTTCCACTGAGGCCTCAAGTATCACCACACGATCAGAACAGTTCCTGTAGCAAGACAGAACCAATCCATAGATCAATCCATAGGCCTTAGCTCCTTGCCCCCAAATTACAGTCAGTGCATCGCCAGATATTTAAACATTATGTTTATTTCCTAGCCCGATGTCTACGCAAACgcataaaaaacacatacacatgaacagtacaagatcagcaaagagagatAACACGCTGCTTtgtaataatataaataataagctaataatatcaaataaaaaaattaaacaataaactTTATATACGTTGCACCTCTCAGAACAAACCTCAGAACGTCTAATTCGTCTTTCAGAGCGCGAGATTCTTCAGCCAGTCCAGTCAGCTCATCGtttctgtgctgaacttcaatCAGCTGCTTCTCCAGCTCCTCACAGTGAATCCTGTAGTCGTCTTTAGCCGCCTCCAGTCTGCAGGAGCAGAAAGTCAGTTTAGACTGGTTAAGACTAGCCTAGACTAGTTCAGACTGTTTtaaactggtttgtttaaaatgttttatctaaGCCTATTCTGGATCAAACTACTTCTTTGAAACTTACAGTGACTGGTTTGAAatggttcagaccatcacagc from Labrus bergylta chromosome 6, fLabBer1.1, whole genome shotgun sequence includes:
- the hook1 gene encoding protein Hook homolog 1, with protein sequence MEQMDENKTGLTDSLIIWLQTFNTPAPCRTVEELTTGAGISQALHQIDPAWFTDGWLCRIKTDVEDNWRLKMNNLKKILQMVLDYYNEVLAQEISDFPLPDLVLVAEHSDPVELGRLLQLVLGCAVRCERKQEYIQIIMTLEESVQHVVMTAIQELMSKESVSSFAAERSGDLEQQLKKALDDLSELVAEKEALSQRCEELDIQVTVLQEERNSLLAENDVLTDRANQLDTFDDPSTASGRKHSQLQQQVEALQEENFRLEAAKDDYRIHCEELEKQLIEVQHRNDELTGLAEESRALKDELDVLRNCSDRVVILEASVETYKRKLENLGDLKRQMKLLEENNMTYMQNTVSLEDELQKANAARAQLETYKRQVQELHRKMSEETRRADNLAFEIKKLEEKHETVMKEKERIIIQRDSLKEINEELRCTQVQEHQLSKAGMLPSGSPSHDNLAAELIPLEYREKFMRLQHENRMLRVQQEECEREKIATLQADLEEAHKSRSELDTEIRLSRERNSELQQQVEDLQRALQSQAAKPDDSNLKRKLDAHMVQLNEAQDEIMKKKELLEDLQPDNTQTSLKLDELMAALKKKDDDMRAMEERYKMYLEKARNVIRALDPKLNPATAEIQALKNQLADRDKQIVNLERQCEQARLREYEEKLIVTAWYNKSVNFQKLAIESRLGGYSSSMMTPGPSFLSQQRQVSNAPRRALSISVPSSK